Proteins from one Streptomyces sp. NBC_00390 genomic window:
- a CDS encoding response regulator transcription factor — translation MPSSLRIVLAEDSVLLREGLIGLLTRFGHETVAAVGDADALKDAVTAHDPDIVVTDVRMPPGFQDEGLRAAVALRTERPALPVLVLSQYVQRTYAGELLDTGDGTGVGYLLKDRVGQIEEFIDALARVAAGGTVVDPEVVRQLLRRRRDPLQALTPREREVLALVAEGRSNAAIARHLVISEAAVGKHIGNILGKLDLPPAEDTHRRVLAVLAYLR, via the coding sequence TTGCCGAGCTCTCTGCGGATAGTCCTGGCCGAGGACAGCGTGCTGCTGCGGGAAGGGCTCATCGGCCTGCTGACCCGCTTCGGCCATGAGACGGTCGCCGCGGTCGGCGACGCGGACGCGCTGAAGGACGCGGTCACCGCCCACGACCCGGACATCGTCGTCACCGACGTACGCATGCCGCCCGGCTTCCAGGACGAAGGGCTGCGTGCCGCCGTCGCCCTGCGCACCGAGCGTCCCGCGCTGCCGGTCCTGGTGCTCAGCCAGTACGTGCAGCGGACCTACGCCGGCGAACTTCTGGACACCGGCGACGGCACCGGGGTCGGCTATCTGCTCAAGGACCGTGTCGGCCAGATCGAGGAGTTCATCGACGCCCTGGCCCGGGTCGCGGCGGGCGGTACGGTCGTCGACCCCGAAGTCGTACGTCAGTTGCTGCGCCGCCGCCGCGATCCGCTGCAGGCGCTGACCCCGCGCGAGCGCGAGGTGCTCGCCCTGGTCGCCGAGGGCCGGTCGAACGCGGCGATCGCCCGGCACCTCGTGATCAGCGAGGCGGCCGTGGGCAAGCACATCGGCAACATCCTGGGGAAGCTCGACCTCCCCCCGGCCGAGGACACCCACCGCCGGGTCCTGGCCGTTCTCGCCTATCTCCGCTGA
- a CDS encoding IclR family transcriptional regulator, whose translation MALKPEPTAPFHSVQYVLRVLETVSKHGGGVTDVQIARETGLPTGHLAPMLSMLRREGYVEQVADGAYVIGDSLVLLGSGASRQQALEAKLQDTLTELRDSVGAAVYISRYIDGEVKITQFADGPRTPKVNEWVDFRSAAHASAVGKCLLTQLDVNGRRDHLSRHRIARLTSRTITSEKLLFSKLDAQPPTVPVLDLQEYAVGTVCAAVPLTAGSAVGCLALSLPIEHAHRLRAAADTLNRRAAPVVLSLAI comes from the coding sequence GTGGCGCTGAAGCCCGAGCCGACCGCGCCGTTCCACTCGGTGCAATACGTCTTGCGCGTCCTGGAGACGGTCTCCAAGCACGGTGGCGGTGTCACCGATGTCCAGATCGCACGCGAGACCGGTCTGCCGACCGGTCATCTGGCTCCCATGCTGTCCATGCTGCGCCGCGAGGGGTACGTGGAGCAGGTCGCCGACGGCGCCTATGTGATCGGTGACTCACTGGTCCTGCTCGGCTCGGGGGCCTCCCGCCAGCAGGCCCTGGAGGCCAAGCTCCAGGACACCCTCACCGAGCTGCGCGACTCGGTGGGCGCGGCCGTCTACATCAGCCGGTACATCGACGGCGAGGTCAAGATCACGCAGTTCGCCGACGGCCCGCGCACACCGAAGGTCAACGAGTGGGTGGACTTCCGCTCCGCGGCGCACGCCAGCGCGGTCGGCAAGTGCCTGCTGACCCAGCTCGACGTGAACGGGCGGCGGGACCATCTGTCCCGGCACAGGATCGCCCGGCTCACCTCCCGGACGATCACCAGCGAGAAGCTCCTGTTCTCCAAGCTGGACGCACAGCCGCCGACCGTCCCCGTCCTGGACCTGCAGGAGTACGCGGTGGGCACGGTCTGCGCGGCGGTGCCGCTGACGGCGGGCTCGGCGGTGGGCTGCCTGGCACTGTCGCTGCCGATCGAGCATGCGCACCGGCTGCGCGCGGCGGCGGACACGCTGAACCGCAGAGCGGCTCCGGTGGTCCTTTCCCTGGCGATCTAG
- a CDS encoding phospholipase, translating to MRRRSALPLAALALALPAALIPAGAASAAPADKPQVLSSWTQTSASSYNAWAAARANQGAWSAYGFDWSTDYCSSSPDNPFGFPFQMSCARHDFGYRNYKAAGTFSANKARLDSAFYEDLKRVCARYSGAARTSCNGTAWTYYQAVSIFGYKAPVETPAA from the coding sequence ATGCGTCGCCGTTCTGCCCTTCCGCTCGCCGCCCTCGCGCTGGCTCTGCCCGCCGCCCTGATCCCCGCGGGGGCCGCCTCGGCCGCTCCCGCCGACAAACCCCAGGTCCTCAGCTCCTGGACGCAGACCAGCGCATCCAGCTACAACGCCTGGGCCGCCGCCCGGGCCAACCAGGGCGCCTGGAGCGCCTACGGCTTCGACTGGTCCACGGACTACTGCTCCTCCTCGCCGGACAACCCCTTCGGCTTTCCTTTTCAGATGTCATGCGCACGCCATGACTTCGGATACCGGAACTACAAGGCAGCCGGCACGTTCAGCGCCAACAAGGCGAGACTCGACTCGGCGTTCTACGAGGATCTGAAGCGCGTGTGCGCCCGCTACTCGGGAGCCGCGCGTACCTCCTGCAACGGCACGGCATGGACGTACTACCAGGCCGTGTCGATCTTCGGGTACAAGGCCCCGGTGGAAACGCCGGCCGCCTGA